The following proteins are co-located in the Calliphora vicina chromosome 2, idCalVici1.1, whole genome shotgun sequence genome:
- the LOC135950788 gene encoding uncharacterized protein LOC135950788 encodes MSTDKDNMNSDKTDSGVSTLSSLKQQRTTMKRNITQMKTKIEKDGSTSDYTILECRLQILESYFKQISHIQAQIEKLDESDTNRSDIEELFISAKAPLVSFMNNKRGSCDIEQSFLNATQPLISHHNRLPQIKLPKFDGKYAEFSRFISTFNTLVHNESSIATIDKFNYLLNCLSGQALAVIEPFQVVESNYQKAVDSLVERYDIINSLFSITPMTKPSASSLRSILDNVSALRSSLLSLGSELDVMNAIIIHIVLSKIDGESKKVYDEKQDFKSLPSWQQCFSILTHRCQYLESRNAEVDSFQPHDNKSRQIPKRTGSSFVVSTTFCEYCQSKDHYIGSCSTYLSLPIARRFDAVKSIKLCINCLRKGHFISQCPSKSRCRTCRISHHTTLHNPDFQSTTNSNTSSNQNQSNSNSQLQHNSTSNSSSQQPHYSSFRPSSSLSHQSVLPTQANPASTHLTKFSSFLTTSCRINLLPTAIVFVKDSFGSLQPLRALVDSCSEVNLITQESVNRLRLKQTKSTQEISGVSDIRTQLKSIVTATIRSRVSDFEWTTCFLVTKSISSQHPAEKINTTNWNIPNGLELADPQFHIPQRIDMLFSSEIFFELLLDGKISLGAGLPNLINTSLGWIIGGSVDSQRSERALSCNVITKGEDLNSLLKAFWEIEEFNQRSPVLTEEEQQCEDHFVKNTKFDADGKVQVCLPFKPCIKQLGSSFEIARKRLLYLEKRISKDENLRQMYIDFMDEYIRLGHMSPVSFSCLNSSHYVIPHHPVLRPQSTTTKLRVVFDASCRTSTNISLNEALMVGPTIQQELIITILSFRLNKLALSADICKMYRQFLIDERDRNFQLILWRKNVHDPILLYQLNTVTYGTSAAPFLAVRSLFFIADFYKNHFSVGSKTLKQDLYVDDLLTGADNFSDLSRKKCEIVEILQKAGLQLSKWNSNCPNIASCIGERHLKTNEEYITKALGTSWRPNDDVFCFRFNMSVIEVPTKRSVLSAVAKIFDILGFLSPIVISCKILIQEMWKQNLDWDAPLNTHLSNRWKQIEQGLPYINKIEIPRFVGTSPQIKFDIHGFADASQLAYGCCIYIRVAHANDFKSILLIAKSRVAPVIHQSLPRLELCAALLLSKTWDKIKSKFNRFTYRIFFWSDSKIVLSWLSNHSSSYVCFVANRVSEIQNLTHNIKWKYVPSKQNPADIVSRGCLANDLIDTIWFTGPKFLSEPETNWPKGNTEKVELPQNEIRKTVFKTTVVVESIIDNLISRHSSYLRLLRIIIYIHRVFDKQKRNSFVTSEELQSAFYRIIYNIQQLTFKEEITSLNNGESLKPCFQKLAPFLDKLQCCNSTLVILRVGGRLANAPLSYETKFPALLPKDHRFTNIYIEYLHRKHLHAGPKALIGILRQQVWVINAREVVRKVVRNCVHCFKYNPRLLQQLMGNLPADRFKAQRPFLVSGVDFCGPFYTSYRIRGKAPYKTYVAIFVCFSSKAIHVELVSDLSTNTFLLCLKRFIGRRGIPQRLYCDNATNFVGASSKLQDLKQRFFDDSNIKELMHYSTITGFKFSFIPPRSPHFGGLWESAVKSTKTILVKNMSQANLTYEEFQTILVEVEAILNSRPLVPRSDDPNDGEALTPAHMLIGSSLMALPDENLDGYKNINYLKRWQLVTYLKQQFWILWVRDYVLNLQQRNFIHRIAKFNDRATNQSGRILLFQ; translated from the exons ATGAGTACTGATAAAGACAACATGAACAGCGATAAAACTGATTCTGGAGTTAGCACGCTTTCTTCTTTAAAGCAACAACGAACAACAATGAAACGAAATATTACGCAAATGAAAACCAAAATCGAAAAAGATGGAAGTACATCAGATTACACCATTCTTGAATGCCGACTGCAAATTCTCGAATCCTATTTCAAGCAAATAAGTCACATTCAAGCACAAATTGAAAAACTGGATGAATCTGATACCAATCGATCGGATATTGAAGAACTTTTTATATCTGCCAAGGCTCCTTTGGTAAGTTTTATGAATAATAAACGTGGTTCTTGTGATATCGAACAAAGTTTTTTGAATGCAACTCAACCATTGATTTCGCATCATAATCGATTGCCTCAAATCAAGTTACCCAAATTCGATGGAAAATATGCGGAGTTTTCAAGATTTATAAGTACTTTCAACACATTAGTTCACAACGAATCAAGCATTGCTACTATAGACAAATTCAACTACCTACTTAACTGCTTATCTGGTCAAGCATTGGCGGTTATTGAACCGTTTCAAGTCGTTGAGTCAAACTACCAAAAAGCTGTAGATAGCTTAGTAGAACGATACGATATCATCAATTCATTGTTTTCGATAACTCCTATGACCAAACCAAGCGCTAGTTCGCTACGCTCAATTCTTGATAATGTTTCAGCCCTTCGCAGTTCGTTGCTCTCTTTGGGTTCTGAGTTAGATGTAATGAATGCCATTATCATACATATTGTTTTGTCCAAGATTGATGGAGAGTCCAAAAAAGTTTATGATGAAAAACAGGATTTTAAATCTCTACCATCATGGCAACAGTGTTTCTCAATTCTAACTCATCGTTGTCAATATTTGGAAAGCCGAAATGCGGAAGTGGACTCATTTCAACCTCATGACAATAAATCAAGGCAAATTCCCAAACGTACAGGGTCGTCGTTCGTTGTTTCAACTACATTTTGTGAATACTGCCAGTCTAAAGATCATTATATAGGAAGCTGTTCTACCTATTTGTCGCTACCGATTGCTCGTCGTTTCGATGCTGTTAAGTCCATAAAACTTTGTATAAATTGCCTTAGGAAAGGCCATTTCATTTCTCAATGCCCATCTAAATCCCGTTGTCGCACTTGTCGGATATCGCACCACACAACTTTACACAATCCAGATTTTCAATCAACAACTAATTCAAACACTTCTTCAAATCAAAACCAATCTAATTCAAACTCGCAGCTTCAGCATAACTCCACTTCAAATTCATCATCTCAGCAACCACATTATTCGTCTTTTCGACCATCATCGTCTTTGTCGCACCAATCAGTGTTACCAACACAAGCCAATCCAGCCTCTACTCATCTTACAAAATTTTCGTCATTTCTTACAACTTCGTGCCGTATAAATTTGCTTCCAACAGCTATTGTTTTCGTTAAAGACTCATTCGGCAGTCTACAACCTCTTCGTGCCCTCGTGGACTCCTGTTCAGAAGTCAACCTTATAACTCAAGAATCTGTAAATCGTCTTCGTCTAAAGCAAACTAAATCGACTCAAGAAATTTCTGGCGTATCGGATATCCGTACCCAATTAAAATCTATAGTTACAGCTACAATTAGATCAAGAGTCTCCGATTTTGAGTGGACAACATGTTTTCTGGTAACAAAATCGATTTCATCTCAACACCcagcagaaaaaataaatacaacaaattgGAACATCCCCAATGGCCTGGAATTAGCAGACCCACAATTCCACATACCTCAGCGTATTGACATGTTATTTAGCTCTGAGATTTTTTTTGAGTTGCTCCTCGATGGCAAAATTTCACTCGGAGCTGGACTACCTAATCTCATAAACACATCCCTTGGGTGGATCATTGGTGGCAGCGTAGATTCTCAACGTTCAGAACGTGCGTTATCATGTAATGTAATTACAAAAGGTGAGGATCTGAACTCATTACTAAAagctttttgggaaattgaagaATTCAATCAACGTTCACCTGTCCTCACAGAAGAAGAACAACAGTGTGAAGACCACTTCGTTAAGAACACTAAATTTGATGCTGATGGAAAAGTTCAGGTATGTTTACCATTTAAACCTTGTATTAAACAGCTGGGTAGTTCATTTGAAATAGCCCGTAAACgacttttatatttagaaaaacgAATCTCAAAGGACGAAAATTTACGACAAATGTATATTGATTTCATGGATGAGTACATACGACTTGGTCATATGTCACCCGTTAGCTTTAGTTGTCTAAATTCTTCGCATTACGTTATACCTCACCATCCTGTATTACGCCCTCAGAGCACGACAACAAAGCTACGAGTAGTCTTTGATGCCTCATGTCGCACatctaccaatatttcattgaaTGAGGCTCTAATGGTTGGTCCAACAATCCAACAGGAACTCATAATAACAATCTTATCGTTTCGGTTAAATAAACTAGCTCTATCAGCTGACATTTGTAAAATGTATAGACAATTTTTAATAGACGAAAGAGATCGTAACTTCCAGTTGATCTTATGGAGAAAAAATGTACATGATCCAATCTTGTTATATCAGCTAAACACCGTGACCTATGGTACGTCAGCTGCTCCTTTTCTTGCAGTTCGAAGTCTGTTTTTCATAGctgatttttacaaaaatcatttttctgTTGGTTCTAAAACCCTCAAGCAGGATCTATACGTCGATGATCTGCTCACGGGGGCAGACAATTTTTCGGATCTTTCACGCAAAAAATGTGAAATCgtagaaattttacaaaaagctGGTCTACAATTGTCGAAATGGAACTCAAATTGTCCAAATATCGCCTCTTGCATCGGAGAAAggcatttaaaaacaaatgaagaatATATTACCAAGGCACTTGGTACTTCATGGAGGCCCAATGATGAcgttttttgttttcgttttaatATGTCAGTTATCGAAGTTCCAACAAAAAGATCGGTTTTGTCAGCAGTAgcgaaaatttttgatattcttGGCTTTCTAAGTCCTATCGTAATCAGTTGCAAGATTTTAATTCAAGAAATGTGGAAGCAAAACTTAGACTGGGACGCACCACTTAACACACATTTATCAAATCGTTGGAAACAAATTGAGCAAGGTCTTCCATACATCAATAAAATCGAAATACCAAGATTTGTAGGCACGTCTCCACAAATAAAGTTTGATATCCATGGCTTCGCTGATGCCTCTCAACTGGCATATGGTTGTTGTATCTATATACGAGTAGCTCATGCTAacgattttaaatcaattttactCATAGCCAAATCAAGGGTAGCACCAGTTATTCACCAATCCTTGCCCCGTTTAGAACTTTGCGCCGCCTTATTGCTCAGTAAAACCTGGGATAAAATCAAGTCTAAATTTAATCGCTTCACTTATCGTATTTTCTTTTGGTCAGACTCGAAAATAGTCCTAAGTTGGCTTTCCAATCATTCGTCGTCTTACGTTTGTTTTGTTGCAAATCGAGTATCGGAAATACAGAATTTGACACATAATATTAAATGGAAGTATGTGCCTTCAAAACAAAACCCGGCAGATATAGTCTCTAGAGGCTGCCTTGCAAATGATCTTATTGATACAATTTGGTTTACTGGTCCAAAATTTCTTTCAGAACCTGAAACAAATTGGCCAAAGGGCAATACTGAAAAGGTAGAATTACCGCAAAATGAAAtaaggaaaactgtcttcaaaACTACTGTCGTCGTCGAATCaattattgataatttaatttctcGCCACTCATCGTATCTTCGTCTTCTTCGTATCATTATCTACATTCATCGTGTTTTTGACAAACAAAAGAGAAACTCCTTTGTAACCTCAGAAGAGCTACAATCAGCATTTTATAGAATCATTTACAATATTCAACAATTAACATTTAAAGAGGAAATTACTTCGCTCAACAATGGAGAAAGCTTGAAACCCTGTTTTCAAAAGCTGGCCCCATTTCTAGACAAATTACAGTGCTGCAACTCAACTTTAGTCATTCTTCGAGTAGGAGGTCGGCTAGCAAATGCACCATTGTCGTATGAAACAAAATTCCCTGCGCTTTTACCAAAGGATCATCGatttacaaacatttacatTGAATATCTTCATCGAAAACACCTACATGCTGGACCAAAGGCATTAATAGGAATTCTTCGTCAGCAAGTTTGGGTAATAAACGCCAGAGAAGTCGTAAGAAAAGTGGTTCGAAATTGTGTCCACTGTTTCAAATACAATCCTAGATTATTGCAACAGTTAATGGGTAATCTTCCTGCGGATCGTTTTAAGGCACAAAGACCATTTCTCGTCTCGGGTGTAGACTTTTGTGGTCCATTCTACACCTCTTATCGCATTAGAGGAAAAGCTCCATATAAAACTTATGTCGCTATTTTTGTTTGCTTCTCTTCTAAAGCCATTCATGTTGAATTAGTTTCGGACCTTTCAACTAATACATTTCTTTTATGTCTCAAAAGGTTTATCGGTCGACGTGGTATCCCCCAGAGGCTGTATTGTGACAACGCAACAAACTTTGTTGGTGCCAGCTCTAAACTTCAAGATTTAAAACAACGCTTTTTCGATGATTCTAATATCAAGGAACTAATGCACTACAGTACAATCACAGGATTTAAATTTTCGTTCATTCCTCCTCGTTCTCCCCACTTTGGTGGCCTGTGGGAGTCCGCCGTCAAATCGACAAAAACAATACTCGTCAAGAACATGTCTCAAGCCAACTTAACATACGAGGAATTCCAAACGATCCTTGTCGAAGTAGAAGCCATTTTAAATTCTCGGCCATTGGTACCGAGATCTGATGATCCAAATGACGGTGAAGCACTAACACCTGCCCACATGTTAATTGGCTCTTCTTTGATGGCGCTACCTGACGAAAATCTAGACggttacaaaaatataaactacCTAAAGCGATGGCAACTAGTTACGTATCTCAAACAGCAGTTTTGGATACTATGGGTTCGTGACTACGTATTAAATTTGCAACAAAGAA attttattcaTCGAATTGCTAAATTTAATGATCGTGCAACGAATCAAAGTGGTAGAATTTTACTTTTCCAATAG